From one Marinobacter sp. LV10MA510-1 genomic stretch:
- a CDS encoding K+/H+ antiporter subunit F, producing MIVIVLKISIALVVIAALLNVYRLIVGPHAPDRVLAIDTLAINAIALIILLGITLNTRLYLEAALLIAVMGFVSTVAMAKYLKRGSVIE from the coding sequence ATGATTGTGATTGTCTTGAAGATATCCATCGCCCTGGTGGTGATTGCGGCCTTGCTTAACGTGTATCGTCTGATTGTTGGCCCACATGCCCCAGACCGGGTTCTGGCCATAGATACTCTGGCCATCAACGCCATCGCGCTCATCATTCTTCTGGGTATTACGTTGAACACCCGTCTGTACCTGGAGGCCGCGTTGCTGATTGCCGTCATGGGTTTTGTCAGCACGGTGGCTATGGCCAAATATCTGAAACGCGGCAGCGTTATTGAATAA
- a CDS encoding Na+/H+ antiporter subunit G, with product MNLFIEFVIAALLLLGAVFTLVGAIGLTVLPDFFTRLHGPTKATTVGVGAMALASMIWFANQPVGTGFVEILIMVFLLLTAPPSANMMAKAAMHMEVPKVGNTRGDPWQQ from the coding sequence ATGAACCTGTTTATCGAATTCGTTATCGCAGCCCTGTTGTTGCTGGGTGCCGTATTTACACTGGTGGGCGCCATCGGGCTAACGGTCTTGCCCGATTTTTTTACCCGCCTGCACGGGCCGACCAAGGCCACCACCGTGGGCGTGGGAGCTATGGCATTAGCGTCGATGATTTGGTTCGCCAACCAGCCGGTGGGCACAGGCTTCGTGGAGATTCTGATTATGGTCTTTTTGCTGCTGACCGCACCGCCAAGCGCCAACATGATGGCAAAAGCCGCTATGCACATGGAAGTACCTAAAGTTGGCAATACCCGCGGCGACCCCTGGCAGCAATAA